ACGGACTCCAAGAAAACCGACTTTTTGCAGATACCACATTTATAGTTATCAACAGAGCTACTTGATGATGAGTGAACactattagtagtagtatttacCTTACCACTTATGCCATCACGAATAACTATAGTAGTAACATCTTTTGCAGCACCACTGTTGGCGGCTCCACCGCCAACTCGAGCAGCGGTGGTAGCCTGCAAGTTGTTCTGGCTGCCACCGTAGACGTTGACATTGACAAAAGACGATGAAGCAACAACACGACACGTGTCTCTTATCATTTCATTAGCTCCAATACTATTAATGCAACAttctatgatgaaaataaatacaccaacaaaggaaaaaataagTAATATGATGCTTAACACGACCAATGCGTCCATATTTTCTAGCTAATATATCAAGTTAGTTATGAAGTTCTCGTaaagaacttagccttctttttaTACTAATCCCTCAGTCCCATGATGGTGTTTGACTTAAcacgaaatttaagaaagacttttgaaacttgtggtaaAAAACAAGTCATAGATGTTTATATGACTATAAATCATATCTCGTAAAGGTAAAATTggcattttaaagttaaattgttgcTAAATACAGAAATGTATCCTTTTTAAAACTGCCTAAAAAATTATGTCACGTAAATTGAGACGGTGAGAATAATAAGTAGAGCAAAACAGAATTTccattattttgattttgacaCAAAACGCAAATTACCATCTTTGGTTACTTTGATTCTTGTAAGAAACTTCTGCGTAATTTCATCAACATTTTGGTTTAAAATAGCTTCATGCCAATTTATGTTAGTTAAAAGCCCTTAGGAACATATTTGGTATTGGTGATTGTAGAAACACTGTCAAGATGAAAATGCTTGCAAAGATTCCTTAACTTACtagtaattgttttttttttagatcGAAAATCTCATTTAGACACTTGAACTTAACCTTGTTCCAATTGACTCAACTAGTTGACTTGTCACGTAGTATTGTGTTCAATTGGAACAAGCTTGAGTTCATGTAGAACACAATTCATCGAAAGCACCACTCACGTTATGTGTTAAGTTAGTTAGTTGTGTCTGATAGGATCGGATAAGTACATAGTATTTTGTTCAATTGGAACAAGCCCGAGTTCATGTCTATTTGACCTTGTTCTTTTTCCCCAAGTTTAACACTTGTAGACCACATAAATGAGTGAGGTATAATACATTGTAGTATTTACCTTACCACTTATGCCATCATTAACTATAGTAAACATCTTTTGCACCATCCTTTGAGCCATCATGCACAACTTTACTACCTCCTCCAGACCCACTTTTAGGCAGCTCGAGCAGCGGCAACAGTCTGGTTGCTCTGGCTGCTACTACCACCATATACATGGACAGACGACGTTGAAGCAACAACAGGACGGGTGCATACCTCTTATTTCCTTAGCTCTAAAATAACACTTGGTAAAAATTGAAAAGAACAACAGAATCTATAGGCATCATAGAAAATCACATAAGAAATTGGTATTCTAATGATCATATAAGGAAACAAATAGAACAGATATATAAAGAATTTCTAAATTGGTTCAATTTTTCACCCTACACTGCCAAAAGAAACAGGTTCTCTCCCATGGATTTGTACAAAATTATGTGGCTTCTGAAGATCAGTAACCTCACTTACTTTTTTCCGAAAAGGTAAAAGGGAATCCACGATAACTTAGTATCGtttcttgaaaaagaaaaatgtgcAAGGTTGCATCTTGTGCAATGGGCACCATCCATCGCAGGTAAATGATGAAGAAGATTTGATGTACTACAAAAGAACCACGCTCAATCCTAGAATTCCCAGAATCATTATCAGTGTCATTGAAAAAGCATTATTGTTTAAATACCGGGCAGGATAGGCTGATGAACTCGTGGAATCCATAGCTGGAGCTGTGCCATTTAGGAAAGTTCCATTTCTGCCAATATTGCTGCACCACGAACATTCAATAAATAGTTTAGTTGGGAACTCAAAATGGAGTAATTCTGTTAGAAATAAACGCTGATAAAGATAAGTTAGTTAGAAGGCTACAAAAACGCATTGTTTCATAACTAATACATTATGACAGGAAAGTTACCTTAAAAATACACATGAACCATGACCTGAAATATgcaaatattagaataataagtCTCTTTAGTTTCATCCTTTTAAATTCTAACATCAAATGTGGCAGGAAAGTACTCCACAAGTTAAAAAGGAAATGGCATAATTTTTGCTAGATGGACAAAATGCTTACTTGGATTAGTTGTGGTGATTGTAGCTACCCCGTTGAAGTCGCAAGTCCCGGGAGCCTTCCCCATCATGTGATAGTAAGCATCAAAAGCATAGGTAGCATGTGCAGCCACATTATCTGGCTCATAACACGGTTCCCCCTGCATCAATGGTGCACAATCTACCTTACCAGTTCCGCAAGCCCAATCCAAAGCAGCCTGTAGCATTTTAGTATCCGCCCCTTCTTTTGCAGCGCAGTAAGTCTGGTTAGAAGTATTGTTTGCAAAAAGAGATCCTGATTCAGTCAACCGTAGAATATAAACTGGTGTGCCGTTGTTATTAAATAATCCCCAATTCTTCTCTGATAAAGGCCCTGCCTTAGCATCTTCATTGTATAGCTCATAGATGTAAGTACTAACAGCAATACCAGGTTGCTTAGGAGTTCCAGTTTTGTTTAGCACATGTTTTATCAGATTGCTGTTGTACGTGTTAGCATTGTCTACAGTAGCATCAGGTTCGTTCGATTCGCCCATTGATGGCCAGCCTGATTCAGTCACCATAACAGGAATATTGGTGAAATTGACGTCAAGCATTGCAAAGTAAGCAGCATCGATCATTGCATCAAAGACGTTTGTATAATGCAAAAGTGTGTTGGAGTCCACAGCTTCTTTATTTGCAGCTAGAGGCTTGAAGAGAGCATAATCTAGCGGAATAACACCGTTGGATTTCATGTAGTCGTAATAAGGATAGACGTTTAGCATGAAATAAGAATTAGTGGATTGAAGGAATTTGAGCAGTGGTATTAATACTGGTTTCACAGTGTGATTGAAGAAGGCTTGAGATGGGGGGAACGAGTCGAGGATGATGGGAGAAGCTAGAGGTGTTGAAACTTTTATTTGCCTGTCCAGGTTTGATGCCAAAAGGGCTGAATGAATGAACTTAAGGGCGTTGACGAGGATTGGTGCAGCATTTGGAAGAGCTGATAGAACCTCAGAACCAACACATATGGTTGTGATGTTGGTAGCTGGATAATGTGAGACAACATTTTGGTTAACCCAATTAGCAGCAGTGGTATTCGATTGACCAACACCAAGGAGCTGTTCATTGGGCACAGAAACAGCGACTTTGATGCCTGTATTTGCAAGCGCAAGAAGCATGCCACGATCTGCATTGAAGAGACGAACATGTCGAATTTGCTGGGCTTTAAGAAGTGCAACTACTTGAGTTGGATGTGGCATGTCTGAGAGCTCCGTTCCAATGTTTACTCCAATGAAGACATCTGCATGGATGACAGAAAAATTGAACTAAATATTGTTCTCCCATCACAACATCCAAGTTCAAGTAAAAGGTCATATCTACATCTAATAATCAACAATCAATTTAATTCATCAATATGTTAAGATTCAAGAAATTCATTCTATATTTCCACATGATAGTTCAACAAGATACAGAAAAATGAGCTTGAACATCTACCTACTAATCTACTAATCAATTAACCATGATTAAGTTGAATAGAAATACTTGAAAATCTTGCTTTGAACTTAGACAACATGATTTTAACAATTGTTTTCTCTGTTGCTAGCATCCAAACTTCTTTATACATTTTTTCACCACTTACGTTTTGTTTCCATATCACAATTTACACTCCTCCATTTCCTAGTCCACAAATGCCATTgagttaattaattaaaggtATTCCAAATACAATATAGGATGTATATATAACTTAGATATCTTCTTGTTTGATACCCGCCAGTAAGATACTCAAGTGTTGTTCCATATCACAAGTCCCTCATCCCAACTCTCCACAAAAACAATAGATCTTTTACAGCCATGCCAGTGCTGTAGTTTATTGTCAGCAAGCAGGTTCAAAGACAAAAAACAGGTACAATTGGTTCAACAAATTGAAGTCTTGCCATAAAATCAAACAATAAAACAATGTGCTTACAAAAAGCATGGGCATAAACTTCATAGAGAAGAGttaatgaacatatttttagtaCAAATAAAGAAACTTGTTCACGTATGTAtcaacttttatattttttatgacaGTGGTGGCCAGACCAACTTGTGCACACCTCTCGACTATTCCTTATGGTACCTAATATCTCCCATTAGAATGAACACCAAATAACTGGACACCAAAATAGGTAAATTAGAAGAAATCACTTATAGTTTTTTCTCTCGGCTCGGATTTCAACCCAAGTCTCCATGGTTTTAACGCATTTTATTGACCTCTAAGCCACATCTCGGGTGTTGTTTATGCATCAATTATTGAGGACTAGAAGCATAATATTCCAAATCAGAATCATAACCTAGAGAAAATAACTAGAGAATGGAAAGCTGGGACCATGTACTTGGCCAACTTGCTGGTAATTTGGGAGCATGCCAATGTGGCCTAGTATAAAATAGCACGTGAAATTAGTTGTACATCAGATTcttccttattttcttttttccatcTGAGATGTTTGTTCTGTTTTTTGTTCTGTCTCATGCGTGATTATAAATCTCAAAGATCTGGTTTGTTCTATTTGTCTTGTTGCCTAACACATATATTCACTTCTTTACTTGAGAAAAAGTAAAACTTCAACAGCAACATACCCCGTGTAATCCACACGTGAGGTCGGAGGAGGATAAGATGTATGCAAACCTTACCCCTGCCCCTAGtaaaattctttctttttctacTGGCTATCTCCCACCATGGCCAATGCTTAGGTAAATGGGAAGAACTCACCCACTTCATTAACCACTACATCGGATGACACACAGTGATAAAAGTTTCTCTTTTTCACCCTCTTTTGGTGACAAGAGGCCAAACCGGCTACCTTGCACTAAAAGAGGGTAGTACCGGATAACTATGTCCATCAATGCTTAGGCAAATGGGAAGAACTCACAAATTTGAACCTCTCCCGTATTTTtcacccacttcattgaccacatCGGTTGACACGCcctaataaaaaaattgtacaTTCAGCTATGTAGTTTGTACATGATTTTGTGGTTTAGGCCAAAACCCCACCTCACCCAAAAAAATTGTCAAGTCACACATTAATAGCCAAACAACTACATACAGAAAAGACAAAAAGAAATAGGAAAGTTGGAAACTTTACTCTTTGAACTTCTTCCTTCTCAAGAATACCTAATTCATACTCCATCTCTTACATATTCAACATTAAAAAATTCCATAAAAAACTATAATACTTACCTAACCCTCATTTAATGAAAGGAATTAACAAAATCTTCAAGTTTAAAGAAGGGTTCAAAACTTCACACATGCACAATAAAGAACAAGTTTTTTTCCTCTTATCATATTAAAATAAAGACAATACCAACTAAAACAAACCATAATCAACCAAAATAACACTTTCCAAAACAAGAACTTATAAAACTATAGAAATAGCTCACCTTCATCAGCAAAAACTGCAGAAACTGCTAAAAACATCAAGAAAAGCACAACTTTGTTAGTTTCCATTAAACCCCactaaataaaaatggaaaagaGTGAGAAAAATGAAGAGATTAGAGAAGAACAGAAAAAAAGATGCTATCTTTGAACAAAGGGCAAGAAGTAAAGTCTATATAGTGGaaagaagagaataatgaaacAGAAAACAGAATCTCCAGGagagaaaagaagaggaaaacagAGAGTGGGACAAGAGTGAGGTGAAAAGCTATTTAATTTAGTAGAAAGAcggagagaagaagaagagagtatatgtgttttttttttgtttttttttaatgttcaatattcaaattaaagttcgattaaatataaatttacattaaaaattcatatatattttgcCATCAATCACCTGGATGTCTTGTCATAATTGATCCTATGGTCAATAATCCACTATATCTTGCCTTTTTGGGTTTTCCCAAACTAACTTTTCTATATtgtaattttgattaatttagATTCACAGTTTAAATTTATGTAGAAAAATTTTATGTAATGAATGGTCTCATTATATGTATTTGAACAATACTCTTCtcgtaaattaatttttgagtaTTAAAATAGGGTCAAACTTCATTTTCTTACCTGATATCAAAGCAATTTCCATCCAATTGTGTATCGATATTGGACCCTATATTAAAATTGTCAATCTGTCATATAtcatatcaaataaataaaagatgagccaatttttagaatttaattACATCCAATATTAAATATTCTTTATCGTTCATCTAAGAAGAAAATGCtttttaccatatttttttatatccaaaatttaaaaaataaattttttacttAAAGAACAAAAATATCTTATCCATTTCGCCACTGTCCCCAGAATGTGACATACAATCAATTGATACTATTGATAATTTATGAACTGTACAAAACAGTCAAGTACTTCAAGATTCATTTTTTCTCATGTAAATATTGAAAACGAAATTTTATAACTTACTATTAAGTAATGTTATTATTAATTAACATAGAGAATTATTGGTCCAGGAAGAATCTGGAAATGGCAAACCTACCAGTCAATAAAAATCAAGGCTTTAAATACAAGCAtagctttaaaaaaaaatattatgacatAATAATAGCTTACTGATTTATGAGTAAATTATTTGTGTATATTTTAAgtgattatttttaatataatgtagGGTCAGAGCATAAGTTACTGAGGATACATTTACTCATGTCAAATGTTTATATTAcattatgtatatttatgacaattaagtaatttaataAGGTAaaaacaaatatcaatcaagAATTATGTGTGAAAAATTAATACAAAAACACATGAAATGCATCTATTTACTCgatataaataagtaaattttattattattgaattttATCAATCCATTAACTTGCATATGGTAGATGTGCCCATGTATAAAAATGCATATACATAGTATGTGTTTGCACGTAAATTATATCACAAACTTATCTACGTTAACTACTACGTGTTGATCTTACCTCGTTTAATCACTTTAAGGATTACaagtaatataatttagtataaatattaaattttgattattttttttcctcatatttttataataatcaataatatattcaatatGAGCCCACGGATGAAATGTAAGTGCCCTGTAATAATCAATTTGTCGTGAAGACTAATTTCTATGCATGAATtagttatttatgtattattagtTGTTTCATTTTGTAtcctacataaaataataactatattttttcataacttaGATATATTAATTACACAGATTTCAAATTGCAAATCAAATACCTTATTAATTATATACATGAACAATTTAACTCAAAACCAACTATCAAAAATGATACTCCTTCTGTCTCATTTGTATTACTCATTTTCCTTTCTAATtagttcaaaaagaaaatgatatactcttatttaataataatataaccttaaaatattcatttcacCCTTAATAAAGTGAATTATAATTGCACAAACATCACTGACTTATTTTAGATCACTTATAttaaaagtttttctttttttcttaaattttatgtcaaGTCAAACTCTATcacatattaaaataaaaaaatattatttatataaaatttaatatctaCATTAACTTATCTTCGAATCAGCTACCAAACGATCCTAAATagatagaaaaaattaaaaagagaaaaaaaaatgtctGCATAGAAATAAACAAAAGTAAGATGGGTAGCCGTTGCAGCTAGCTAATAAATTTATCATGTTGTGtatgttttgtttgtttgtgtttatcaatgcattttattttatttttgacatgTAAATGTTACAGTACATCGGAGTTCTTTAAGACCAAAAACAGACACAAAACAGtgcaaagtaaaaaaaaaaaaaactttttggtACTTAgtattagaaaaaaatttaaaataaaatatacagcTGGTTCCCAAcggtcatatttttttaatcttttaaataaaatattttaagacaaCTACATATGTAACTgcattttttttcccttttctcgTAGGCTACAACGAATGTTAACTTCTTCGAGGTGTTAGAGGACTAGGGGTCAGAACTTTGCATGGgaaatttatttaatagaaCCGAATTTAGAATTTAACGAATTTATTGGAGTCGAGGATCtctcaaaataaaatagtttTTCTACTTCTTTTGAGGTGATGATAAGAAcgatgtatattttattttttcagattttgctTTCAAAAAGGGTTTTACCGTtaaattttttcagttttctctggagttcaattttgaaaaacatatttgGAGGCGAAACTCATCGATGGATCCCTAAAATtagcaccaactttcacttagacacatCAACTAGGTTTTGtccattttagacacctcaagtaaggccgcgccctggctagcctgaataattttttatccccgtctttctcttctagttcagcataaaggagTTCAAAAGCTATCGTTTTTGTCGTCGAAATTGCCGActttgcctccttcctcgctatcttataaagttctttattcgtccacttctccacctcatccttgctttctatcaacttcgcatacgcCATCTTTTTTGCTTCCACCTTTCCTTGCACTTTTCCATTCCatcaccagtcccctcgatgcagactacgactacctgtcgagactcccaacacttcccttgctacaaccctaatacaactaggcGTCCTATCTCATATACTGTCcgcatccccattactatcccagcccccatatccttcaatttctctctcaTCCCCAGgacactagccgtggtcaaactccctcATCTGATCCTAGATAGGTCATTCCCGGCCCTTTTTTCCTCGttatcttgatccctaaatcaatcaccaagagcttatgtcgggttggaaggttgtcgatcggaatgaccttacagtctttgtacatacctttatcatccttcttAAGAAGTAGAAAATCTATCTGGGTCCTAGCCACCGAACTACAGATGGTTATCAAGTGGTCCTCCTCCCTCGAGAAACTCggattggctatcaccaacccaaaaactcttgcgaaatccaaaagtgaaactcctcctccatttttgtccccgaagccaaagtctccatgcacatcatcataccctcctgaaatagatccgatgtgcccattgaaatccacTCCCACGAAAAGTTTCTCAATAagcggtatgcctcccactaattcgtccaaatcctctcaaaagcgactcttatcctcctcgcctaaGCCTGCTTGCggtgcataagcactaataatgttcaacttgattccttcaacgaccaccttaatcgacatcatcgtatcagtgactctcctaacctccaccacctgattcCTTAAATCACTGtatactaaaatgcctaccccattcctatacttcgatctaccagagaactaAAGCTTATATCCGTATACCTCCGTAGCTTTAGAACCtatccatttggtctcttggacacaggTTATattaatcttcttcttctttagaatcttaactagatCTATGGATTTTTTCATTAatgtcccaatgttccaagaacctactctcagtctagacgctcctttaacccacttacccctccttaccctcgtccccgtcccTGAGCGAGAATATAACCCTAGTCTACTATCACTATCCAAAGTCATGAAaacgcgtatgaactaataaattattcaaatgtCTAAAGTCAACAAAATATAACTACAAGTGTATAaacaaagaatagatatgggaagatatggaaatctgaggtaccaactccagttgaaatgaacctgattgccgccggaaacactgttcacttTGGAGTACTGTTCACGTCGGCTTACCAacaaaaagtcaaaaataactcaagttttcaaaaattatttttcactttgaaaacaaaaaattactttttaaaaatttcacaaTGAAACATAGTCAAACGTCTAATATTCTTTTATGGAATAGAAAGATTGATTTTGATTGACTCTAAACTCagaaaaactatttttctaaacatatttgaaaaaaaaaattaatatgtaaGAGTTAAAAGTTTGGTTAAAtattgaagaaagaaagaaattgcTTACAAAGATGGAACTAGAATTATTTACAAATTTTGAAAACGGTAGTAGAAATAATTTACTAGCTtctgatttaattattttgatattttaagtGGATGTTtgaatacaaatataaaatatgagcaaaaattattgaattttgttGAATGCATAAATAGACTTATAGTTCGATATGAACCCATAAGTTATACTCTGAATTTGCCAATATCAATGACATTATTTTGTATTTCTGCTTAAATTAActcatttgttttaatttaaatgtcttttttttcttattagctTTGTTtgtttggtaaaaaaaaattgtctcgAAAATCAAATGACGTTTTGATGTATgccatatttttaataaattaatattttttaaaactataaaatatattagttaAAACGAAGGAAGTATTAAATACCATTCCTCGGGAAGTAATCATCCAAAATCTAGGTAGTAAAAACAACTTATGCCCATTTTGTCATTTATATGCCCCTTCACAATAAATTAATTGTAATTATCAACTTTTAGATTGATActccaattctttctttttttattacttgaactattataatttatgtattaaaatatatctcAATTGTTAATtgtagaaaaagaaaataactaaTAGTTGATGTGTGTTTTAATACATAAAGAAAATAGTTTAGATAAGAAAAAGAGAACAACTGATATAGTTGAAATGtgttttaatacataaatagtGATAATTTAGATAGAAAAATAGAACAATTGATAATTGAAATTTGAAACTCGCGAAAAAGTGCCATTCAAACGACCATTATCTCAATTAGGAAACTCACATTTTGACAAGAGGATTAAATTTACACACGTTATTCAATGACAGAGCCAAGATTTTTACTAACGGAATTCAAGATCTGAATAAGTAGACACACAAAATAATCGAAGGGAGTTCgatatctactatatatacataaaaaatattttaactatgTATAAGTAGTGTAAATTTCCGCCTAAGGAGGTTTGGATGACCCCTTGACCATAAGGTGGCTCCGCCCGTGACGTTATCGATCTTCTCTCTCTGTTCCATTTTAAGTATTGTTTTATTCCccccaaaattcaaattttgtgttgctttaaaaattaagacaaaattatttaattccaattttacacttcttgttaaatatgtttgaaAGTGATTTATTAGTAATACTTATTTTCCAATAGCAGAAgaggagccttggagtaactagTAAAATTGTTGCCATGTGactaggaggtcacgggttcgaggtcacgggttcaagcttTGAAAATAGtctctgacagaaatgcaaggtaaggctgcgtacaatagacccttgtggtcaggcccttcctcggaccctgcgcataacgaaaactttagtgcaccggatTG
This Solanum dulcamara chromosome 1, daSolDulc1.2, whole genome shotgun sequence DNA region includes the following protein-coding sequences:
- the LOC129897151 gene encoding glucan endo-1,3-beta-glucosidase 2, with the translated sequence METNKVVLFLMFLAVSAVFADEDVFIGVNIGTELSDMPHPTQVVALLKAQQIRHVRLFNADRGMLLALANTGIKVAVSVPNEQLLGVGQSNTTAANWVNQNVVSHYPATNITTICVGSEVLSALPNAAPILVNALKFIHSALLASNLDRQIKVSTPLASPIILDSFPPSQAFFNHTVKPVLIPLLKFLQSTNSYFMLNVYPYYDYMKSNGVIPLDYALFKPLAANKEAVDSNTLLHYTNVFDAMIDAAYFAMLDVNFTNIPVMVTESGWPSMGESNEPDATVDNANTYNSNLIKHVLNKTGTPKQPGIAVSTYIYELYNEDAKAGPLSEKNWGLFNNNGTPVYILRLTESGSLFANNTSNQTYCAAKEGADTKMLQAALDWACGTGKVDCAPLMQGEPCYEPDNVAAHATYAFDAYYHMMGKAPGTCDFNGVATITTTNPSHGSCVFLSNIGRNGTFLNGTAPAMDSTSSSAYPARYLNNNAFSMTLIMILGILGLSVVLL